CAACCCCGCGCAGATCCTCGTCGCTGCGCGCATTGGCAAGCCGCCAATAGGCCGAGCGCAGGCCCATATATTGGGACGGATCGGGCGTGAAACGCTCCGGCGCGATGGCCAGTGCGTCAAGCGCCACCTGCACGCGCTCGCGCTGATTGGCGTCAAGCGCCAGCACCTGCCGCTGCTCGATCAGCGCGCGGGCGAGCGGATTGGCGAAGACGCGGGCGGGCAGGACGAAGCTGCGTGGCGACGAACGGCCCTCCTGACCCGCCTCATCACGCGCGGTGAGCACCATGGACACGCGCGTCCCGGCCCAGGGGCTCTCGGTGAGATCCTTGACGGTCTGGCCGGTGGCCGCTTTCCCGCGCGCGCCGCTGAGCGGCAGCGGGAAATCGGGCGCCTCGACAAGCGGACGAGCCGGGGGCTTCGGCGCGGCGTTCTTCAGCGCATGGAGCGGCGCGGGCGGCGGCAGCGGGGTGAACGTCGCCTGCGCGCTGACAATGCCGTAATCGTCCTGCGCCTTGTAGTTCAGCGCCAATGCCGTGCGCCCGGAGGCCTGCGGCTCCTTGGTGAGCTCGATCGTCGGCGGCTGGTCCGGCAGGGCCCGGAAATGCCAGGCGACGCTTCGCCCGTCCGGCCCTTCGATGCGCGCGGAGCCGTCGGCGGCGATGACAAAGCGGCGCTCTTCGCCGGGCGTGGCATTGGGGGCCGGCGGATTTGCCGGAGCGGGAGAGGCGCCACCCTCGGCGACGGGTTCGGGCTTGGGCGGCGCGAGGCCACCCGCCACCGACAGCGGAGCTTCCTTGAGGCCGGTGATGCGCACAACGAGTTCCGAGCCCGCCGGGACGGTGAGCGCGGTCGCCTCAAAATCCTGTGGCACACGGTCATCGGCCGCTGCGGCGGTCTGGGTCGGCTCCTGCGAGCGCAGGCCCGGCAGCATCACGGGCGGGCGGCCAGTATATCCAGGCGGCGTTACCCAGGCGTCGATCCGGTAAGGCGGTGGCGGGCTGAACACCGACCAGTCAAAGGCCGCACCCATGCGGCGCAAATGGTCGCCCGGCGCCATGAAGAAGGTCGCGACGACACCGAGAAGAACGAGCGCCCGCAACGCCTTGCGATCGACCGCCGCGAGGCGCGGCGAGGGAAGGCCGACGCGCAGGCTGCCGAGCTGGGCCGTCATGCGGGTGATGTGCGCGCGCCAGAGGGCGGCGGCCACCGGGTCGTCTGGGCGGGTCGCGAGATGGTCAGACAGCGCGGTCGCGGGCCGGTGCGGCAGGCGGCTCTCGCTGTCGAGCCGCGACAGCGCCTCGCCGGAACTCGGCGCGCGGATGCGCAGGGCGGGAATGAGAGCGACGACGAGAAGCGCAGCAAAGAGGGCGAGGCCGATCATCCGCCCATAGGGCGGAAGGGCCAGCCATAGGCCGAGCCAAGACACGATGAGGAACAACCCGACCGCCGCGCCGACGGCGACCATGGCCGGCCATACGCGCTCCCAGAGCAGGGCGGCCCAGGCGCGCTGCAGGGCGCTGGTCAGCTGCCGCTCCGCGGGCAGGGCACGCGTATAATTGGCCTCGGAACGAGCGTCCGCGCCCTTGTCCGACTGTCCTTCCGGTGTCGCCGTCACGCGATCGAACCTCCGACGCCTGCGCCCCACACCAGCCCCAACGTCACCTTAACATGAGGTCCGGCACGCGCCAGCCCTGCCGCGGAAACGGGCGGGCCCAAGACATCATCAGATCGTGAGCCCGGGAGGCGCCGGGAATATGGCGGGCCTGTTCAGGCCAGCCAGGCCGGCACGCGGTCGAGCGCGATGAGCTGCTCGACCTCGACGCGCGGGCGCACCACCGCGAAATCCCCGCCCTTCACCAGCACTTCCGGCACCAGCGCGCGCGTGTTGTAGGTCGAGGCCTGCACAGCGCCATAGGCGCCGGCGGTCATGACGGCGACGAGATCGCCTGCCCGGAGTGACGGCAGGCGCCGCCCGAGCGCCAGGAAATCGCCGGTTTCACACACCGGCCCGACGACATCCGCCACCATCGAGCTACCGTCGGACGACGCTTCGCGGATGGGCAAAATTTCGTGATGAGCGTCGTACAGCGTCGGCCGGATCAGATCGTTCATCGCGGCATCGACGATGACGAAGTGCTTGCCCGCGCCTTCCTTCACATAGATCACGCGCGTGACCAGGATGCCGGCATTCGCCACCAGCATCCGGCCAACCTCGAAGACGAGGCCAAGTCCGAGATTATGCGTGTGGCGCTTCACCAACGCGGCATAGGCGGAGGGCAGCGGCGGCTCGGCCTCGCCGGCCACATAAGGCACGCCCAGCCCGCCGCCGAGATCGAGATGGGTCAGCCGGTGGCCATCCGCCATCAGGTCGCGGGCCAGCTCGGCCAGCAGTGCCGTGGCGTTGTCGAAGGGTTCGAGATCGGTGATCTGGCTGCCGATATGCATGTCGACGCCAGTGATGCGCAGGCCCGGCAGCGCGCTCGCATGGGCATAGACCTCGCGGGCGCGCGACACCGGGATGCCGAACTTGTTCTCCGACTTGCCGGTCGAGATCTTGGCGTGGGTCTTGGCGTCGACATCCGGGTTGACGCGGATCGAGATCGGCGCGGCGACGCCATGACTCACCGCGACCTCGGACAGCGTCAGCAGCTCCGGCTCGCTCTCCACATTGAAGCACATGATGCCGGCATCGAGCGCCGCCGCCATCTCCTCACGCGTCTTGCCGACGCCGGAGAACACGATCTTGTGCGGATCGACGCCCGCCGCCAGCGCGCGCTTGAGCTCGCCGCCCGAGACGATGTCCGCGCCGGCGCCGAGCTTGGCGAGGGTGCGGATAACCGCTTGGTTGGAATTGGCCTTCAGCGCGTAGCAGAGCGTGGTGCGCGTATCGGCGAAGGCCTGCGTGAACACCCGGTGGTGCCGCTCCAGCGTCGCCGTGGAATAGACATAGAAGGGCGTGCCGACGTCCCGCGCGATGTCGAGAAGGTTGGCGTCCTCCGCATGGAGAACACCGTCGCGATAGGCGAAATGATGCATCGTTTTGGCTCGGGAGCGCGGGGTCGGGCGCGAGATCGGCGCAGAAAGGCGGTCGGCTCAGAGAAGCGGGTCGAGGATGAACGGTTTGTTCGGCTTCACCGGGCCGGTGTCCTTCGGCATCTTGCCATCCGGGCCGGGCTGGCCGAGCGCGGAATCCGGCGGCGGCTCCAGCGGCCCTCGCACGCCGCAGCCCGCGAGCGCCAGGGCTCCCCCCATCAGAACGGCGATACCGGCAACGCGGAGAAAAGAGCGTGGACGAGACAAGGGCGACCTCGGTTCGGCAGGAAACGGCGTGGGTAGCGAACAGCGGCGCAACCTATAACGCAGTGCCGCGAAAGGCGAGAAAGGAGACGGTCAGTCTGGCAATTTAGCAAGATCCGCTTCGATGACGCTATAAGTCGTCTTAACGTCTAGCTTCTGGTCTGTATTCCGCCGAACTATCTCCTCAATCAGCAAATTGGCAAATGCGGCACCAGACCCCAAGACCACCCAAAGCGGGATCGCGACCGCAGTACCGAGGGCGGCCAAACCAGCATTTTGTCCTCCAAAGACCGCCAATCC
Above is a window of Ancylobacter sp. WKF20 DNA encoding:
- a CDS encoding TIGR02302 family protein — encoded protein: MTATPEGQSDKGADARSEANYTRALPAERQLTSALQRAWAALLWERVWPAMVAVGAAVGLFLIVSWLGLWLALPPYGRMIGLALFAALLVVALIPALRIRAPSSGEALSRLDSESRLPHRPATALSDHLATRPDDPVAAALWRAHITRMTAQLGSLRVGLPSPRLAAVDRKALRALVLLGVVATFFMAPGDHLRRMGAAFDWSVFSPPPPYRIDAWVTPPGYTGRPPVMLPGLRSQEPTQTAAAADDRVPQDFEATALTVPAGSELVVRITGLKEAPLSVAGGLAPPKPEPVAEGGASPAPANPPAPNATPGEERRFVIAADGSARIEGPDGRSVAWHFRALPDQPPTIELTKEPQASGRTALALNYKAQDDYGIVSAQATFTPLPPPAPLHALKNAAPKPPARPLVEAPDFPLPLSGARGKAATGQTVKDLTESPWAGTRVSMVLTARDEAGQEGRSSPRSFVLPARVFANPLARALIEQRQVLALDANQRERVQVALDALAIAPERFTPDPSQYMGLRSAYWRLANARSDEDLRGVVDYLWDIAVRIEDGDLSDVEKQLRDAQQALQNALENGASDEEIQRLTQELREAMEKFMQALAEEAQRNAQRGDNNQPMDPNTRTVRPQDLQKMLDRIEDMARNGARDAARQMLSELQNMLNGLQAGRQQQRRQQGQSQMSQALDQLGDMIRRQQQLRDRTFREGREDGQQGQQGQPGQKDGQDQSFNELRQNQEQLREQLRQLRERMQQAQRGRQQGQQGEQGQEGQQGQGQQGQQGQKGQQGQGGTPGDGGLGEAEQAMREAEQALGQGDGTGAVDAQSEALQALRRGAQQMAEAMQQQEGGPGGEQPGGPSGQQAERTDPLGRPLRSRDYGDDTTVKVPDEMDMQRARRVLEELRRRFGEPDRPRLELDYLERLLRDF
- the lysA gene encoding diaminopimelate decarboxylase — encoded protein: MHHFAYRDGVLHAEDANLLDIARDVGTPFYVYSTATLERHHRVFTQAFADTRTTLCYALKANSNQAVIRTLAKLGAGADIVSGGELKRALAAGVDPHKIVFSGVGKTREEMAAALDAGIMCFNVESEPELLTLSEVAVSHGVAAPISIRVNPDVDAKTHAKISTGKSENKFGIPVSRAREVYAHASALPGLRITGVDMHIGSQITDLEPFDNATALLAELARDLMADGHRLTHLDLGGGLGVPYVAGEAEPPLPSAYAALVKRHTHNLGLGLVFEVGRMLVANAGILVTRVIYVKEGAGKHFVIVDAAMNDLIRPTLYDAHHEILPIREASSDGSSMVADVVGPVCETGDFLALGRRLPSLRAGDLVAVMTAGAYGAVQASTYNTRALVPEVLVKGGDFAVVRPRVEVEQLIALDRVPAWLA
- a CDS encoding lipoprotein; the protein is MRRCSLPTPFPAEPRSPLSRPRSFLRVAGIAVLMGGALALAGCGVRGPLEPPPDSALGQPGPDGKMPKDTGPVKPNKPFILDPLL